The proteins below are encoded in one region of Deltaproteobacteria bacterium:
- a CDS encoding acyl-CoA dehydrogenase → MNYFPLTTEQQQWKDRVADLAALEIGPRAAEYDRLARYPKESLDALRDAGLWALRVSRELGGLGGDLVTTCLVVEEVAKKCPSTAMCYKMHLEATELVTRIPTPYQAERFVKPLARGEVFATIAGGETGGATGTDWRPNAMEVSTCRQVDGGYQLDHVRKSYVTSAGHATHYLLLSRLEGRPPQGMPDFLMVERAHIGWEVAGEWNGLGMRGNSSSPMVFHGVVPGEHRLGIGRESEPVIPKYMMPLLILTYAAAYLGIASGAYELGCQEATKRFASGARRLDAPINQRRFAEMSAQIEAARALLHVAAAMADAGTAPSIVPYVQAKVLCSEAALRVTQDLMTIFGGTAFAARLPFERYFRDARAGMVMGMANDQAYELIANMLFPKS, encoded by the coding sequence ATGAACTATTTTCCGCTAACAACGGAGCAGCAGCAGTGGAAGGATCGAGTAGCAGACCTTGCCGCACTGGAAATCGGCCCGCGCGCGGCAGAGTATGATCGACTGGCACGTTATCCCAAAGAGTCGCTTGACGCACTGCGTGACGCTGGTCTATGGGCACTGCGCGTATCACGTGAGCTCGGCGGTCTCGGTGGCGATCTCGTCACTACGTGTTTGGTGGTGGAAGAAGTCGCAAAGAAGTGCCCGTCCACTGCCATGTGTTACAAGATGCATCTCGAGGCGACAGAGCTCGTGACGCGAATTCCTACACCGTATCAAGCGGAACGGTTTGTGAAACCACTCGCGCGGGGTGAGGTCTTCGCCACGATTGCGGGCGGAGAAACCGGTGGCGCAACGGGAACCGACTGGCGTCCAAACGCGATGGAGGTCTCGACCTGTCGTCAGGTGGATGGTGGATACCAATTGGATCATGTTCGCAAGTCGTACGTCACTTCGGCTGGCCATGCGACGCATTATCTCTTGCTCAGTCGTTTGGAAGGGCGGCCACCACAAGGAATGCCGGATTTTTTGATGGTCGAGCGCGCCCATATTGGGTGGGAAGTGGCAGGAGAGTGGAACGGTTTAGGCATGCGTGGCAACAGCAGTAGCCCGATGGTGTTTCACGGCGTGGTGCCGGGCGAACACCGCTTGGGGATTGGCCGCGAGAGCGAACCCGTCATCCCAAAGTATATGATGCCATTGCTGATTTTGACCTACGCAGCGGCATACCTTGGGATCGCCTCGGGCGCGTATGAACTCGGCTGTCAGGAAGCGACCAAGCGTTTCGCTAGTGGCGCACGTCGGCTTGATGCCCCAATCAATCAACGGCGATTTGCCGAGATGAGTGCACAGATCGAAGCCGCGCGTGCGCTCTTGCACGTCGCTGCCGCGATGGCCGATGCAGGCACAGCGCCGTCGATCGTGCCGTATGTGCAAGCAAAAGTCCTGTGTTCGGAGGCGGCCCTGCGTGTGACGCAGGATCTCATGACGATATTTGGCGGGACCGCGTTCGCTGCACGATTACCGTTCGAGCGCTATTTCCGTGACGCCCGTGCAGGTATGGTAATGGGGATGGCAAATGATCAAGCCTACGAACTGATCGCCAACATGTTGTTTCCCAAATCCTGA